Part of the Halorhabdus utahensis DSM 12940 genome, ATTCGACAGTCGAGTTCGTTGCTCAGGTACGTCGAGACGTCGGGATCATCGATCAGTCGGCGGACCATCCGTCGCCAACGCCCCACCTGTTTCTTCCCGATCACGACCACGTCAGCCCCTTCGGCAGCGACTTCTTCGAGGATGGTCTCCTCGACGAGCAGCCCGGTCCGGATCGCATATCGCGTCCGTGGCAGCTGACCGAACTCGGACTCGACCGCGGACTTGAGATCCGCCCGCGTGACGTGACCGTTATGTTGATACAGATTGACGTGCAAGATCGTCAGATCCGCGTCCTCCTCGTCGGCGACGTCGATTGCCCTCGCAAGCGTCGCTCGCGAGTGTTCGCTCAATGGAAACCTGACCGGAACCATCACCGTTGTCATCTGGAGTCTACTCGGTCTCCGGGACGCGTCAACGTTTCGTATCGGGACGTCTCTCGGCTCGATGCGTGGTTTCCTGTCATCTCATCCACGCACTGAACCGTGATCGTTGTATGGCATCTCTGAACCGTGATCGTTGTATGGCACGATCTCCCAGCACCGTCGGCAGAGTGCCGGGCAACAATTACAGGGAGGGGGGTCGTTGGGCTACTGTACGGGTGCGTGCTTCCCGGAGAGGCAACGTCCCCGCAACACCAACAGAGCAACATGGTATTCAAGAAAGTTACCCTCGTGGGAACGAGTCCGGACGGCTTCGATGCGGCCACAGACGATGCGATCGATCGAGCACAGGACACCTTAGAGAACGTCCAGTGGATCGAGGTCGACGAACTGGGCGTCGAAGTAGCGACCGCAGACGATCGCGAGTACCAGGCCGAAGTGACTGTGGCATTTGAACTTCAGGACTGAGCGACGTCGGTCGCTCTCGACCGACGTGGTGGTTTCTCGAACGTGATCGCTAGCGAAAGCCATATCCCCCGAGACACGAACGGAGAGGTATGAGCGCTCCGCCGGGGGAGTACTACACAGAGGAACGGTGGCAGAACTGGATTCAGCGGATCGAATCGGAAGATATCGATCCGGAGCAGGAGGATTCGGCCCGTCTCCTGTTGAACCTCCAGGACGATACAGCGATCGCCGTCGCCAAGATCGTCACTGACTACGAGGACGGCGAACTCGAGGCCGAAGCGGCACTCGAAGAGCTCCAGGGCGTTCGCGAGATCGTCCTCGAGGAGGTGGACATCGCCGACGAGGAGAAGCTGATGGTCGTCGACGGCGTCCAGACCTCGCTTGTTTGTGTCTTTTTCGCCGCCGAGGAGTACGTCGCCGGCGGCGTCGCCGAGGCCCCGATCGCGGATCTCATCGCTGCGGCAAGCGAGGCGGAGTCCGAGGAGAACATGGACGCTGCGCTGGGGTACTGCGCTCAGGCTGGGACGCGGATCATCGCCGACGAGGCGGAACTCCCGAGAGACGTCGTCGACGACCTGGAGTTCGGACTGGTCGCCGAATGGGTCA contains:
- a CDS encoding dodecin, which produces MVFKKVTLVGTSPDGFDAATDDAIDRAQDTLENVQWIEVDELGVEVATADDREYQAEVTVAFELQD
- a CDS encoding DUF2150 family protein, which gives rise to MSAPPGEYYTEERWQNWIQRIESEDIDPEQEDSARLLLNLQDDTAIAVAKIVTDYEDGELEAEAALEELQGVREIVLEEVDIADEEKLMVVDGVQTSLVCVFFAAEEYVAGGVAEAPIADLIAAASEAESEENMDAALGYCAQAGTRIIADEAELPRDVVDDLEFGLVAEWVNGLDSLQTAMSDPEVVEEDDE
- a CDS encoding universal stress protein, whose amino-acid sequence is MTTVMVPVRFPLSEHSRATLARAIDVADEEDADLTILHVNLYQHNGHVTRADLKSAVESEFGQLPRTRYAIRTGLLVEETILEEVAAEGADVVVIGKKQVGRWRRMVRRLIDDPDVSTYLSNELDCRIVTASVD